The following proteins are co-located in the Gossypium hirsutum isolate 1008001.06 chromosome A02, Gossypium_hirsutum_v2.1, whole genome shotgun sequence genome:
- the LOC107932536 gene encoding probable membrane-associated kinase regulator 1 has protein sequence MESYEEKREVEDEEQEEALSLCDLPVNLIEEKELKNEENGEPSQEEDFNFGSWPGHGGSFRSEPEMCVADEVFFKGQILPLRHSVSSDTGFRRHDSHNMSRSLSRSESMDHGSLSRFTSVSSSSTRSSSHYSTSSTNSKPGMKIRNNFNTHPSPKPQIRSTRTAVNSRIQRSSSMWDFFKIGLVRAPELGLQDLKMKPRNKNSVSRNSSCNSSNSSSSTKLVNNGSSTAEVSENQQESNKGLVEKRMGLFSGCTCSVNAVETVPLNNNNNIKNSDKDKTTSHAAAAIEDKKKKKQALSRHRTFEWIKELSHATSYVDEA, from the coding sequence ATGGAGAGTTACGAAGAAAAACGGGAAGTTGAGGATGAAGAACAAGAAGAGGCTTTGTCACTCTGTGATTTGCCtgtgaatttgattgaagaaaaggaactgaaaaatgaagaaaatggtgAACCATCACAAGAAGAAGATTTCAACTTCGGTTCATGGCCTGGCCATGGTGGTTCGTTTAGGTCCGAACCAGAAATGTGTGTAGCTGATGAAGTGTTTTTCAAAGGCCAAATCTTACCTTTGCGTCACTCAGTGAGTTCCGACACCGGGTTCCGCCGTCATGACAGCCACAACATGTCCCGGTCCTTGTCGAGGTCAGAATCCATGGACCATGGTTCATTAAGTAGGTTCACAAGTGTGAGTAGCAGTAGCACTAGGAGCAGTAGCCATTACTCAACGAGTAGTACTAACTCGAAACCCGGTATGAAAATCCGAAACAACTTCAACACACACCCGAGCCCAAAACCTCAAATCCGATCAACCCGAACCGCCGTCAACAGTCGAATCCAACGATCATCGTCGATGTGGGATTTTTTCAAGATAGGTTTGGTTCGAGCACCGGAACTCGGGTTACAAGACTTGAAAATGAAACCTCGAAATAAAAATTCCGTCAGTAGAAACAGCAGTTGTAATAGCAGTAACAGCAGTTCAAGCACCAAGCTCGTTAACAATGGCAGCTCCACAGCCGAAGTTTCGGAGAACCAGCAAGAATCAAACAAAGGGTTAGTAGAAAAACGAATGGGGTTGTTCAGTGGGTGTACATGTTCAGTTAATGCAGTTGAAACAGTTCCAttgaacaacaacaacaacatcaAGAACAGTGACAAAGACAAAACAACATCGCATGCTGCTGCCGCCATTGaagataaaaagaagaaaaaacaagcTTTGTCTCGTCATCGAACATTTGAATGGATAAAGGAACTTTCACATGCAACAAGTTATGTTGATGAagcttaa
- the LOC107931627 gene encoding probable esterase D14L has product MGIVEEAHNLKVLGSGDRVIVLAHGFGTDQSVWKHLVPHLVDDFRVVLYDNMGAGTTNPEYFDFNRYATLEGYAYDLLAILEEIHVDSCIFVGHSVSAMVGAIASISRPDFFSKIIMISGSPRYLNDVDYYGGFEQEDLDQLFEAMGANYKAWCSGFAPLAVGGDLESVAVQEFSRTLFNMRPDIALSVAQTIFQSDMRQILNLVTVPCHILQSVKDLAVPVVVSEYLHQNLGGESIVEVMTSDGHLPQLSSPDIVIPVLLKHIRYDISVA; this is encoded by the exons ATGGGAATCGTCGAAGAAGCTCACAACTTGAAGGTACTGGGTTCAGGCGATCGAGTCATCGTTTTGGCTCATGGGTTCGGTACGGACCAATCGGTTTGGAAGCACTTGGTCCCTCACTTAGTCGACGATTTCCGTGTCGTATTGTACGACAACATGGGTGCCGGAACCACCAACCCCGAATACTTCGATTTCAATCGTTATGCTACTCTCGAAGGTTATGCTTATGATTTGCTTGCGATCCTTGAAGAAATCCACGTCGATTCATGTATTTTCGTCGGCCACTCCGTTTCCGCCATGGTTGGCGCCATAGCTTCTATTTCCCGACCCGATTTTTTCTCTAAAATCATCATGATCTCTGGTTCcccaag gtATCTTAATGACGTGGATTACTACGGTGGGTTCGAGCAAGAAGACTTAGACCAACTCTTCGAAGCAATGGGAGCCAATTACAAAGCTTGGTGTTCCGGTTTCGCGCCGTTAGCGGTGGGCGGCGACTTGGAATCGGTGGCAGTTCAAGAATTTAGCCGTACCCTTTTCAATATGAGACCCGATATAGCTCTCAGTGTAGCTCAAACGATATTTCAAAGCGATATGAGACAAATTCTGAACCTTGTGACGGTTCCTTGCCATATCCTTCAAAGTGTTAAAGACTTGGCCGTCCCCGTCGTCGTCTCCGAGTACTTACACCAAAATCTCGGCGGCGAATCCATCGTCGAAGTGATGACGTCCGACGGTCATCTTCCGCAGCTTAGCTCACCGGATATCGTCATCCCGGTGCTTCTTAAGCATATTCGTTACGATATCAGTGTTGCATGA
- the LOC107932598 gene encoding uncharacterized protein isoform X2, with protein sequence MSLLSGLHFYRKIPCFSIQLNRYSYSLCSSLLLNPNSRTQWFSTGTGSSTQTEFPGENAYDILGVAETSSFAEIKASFRKLAKETHPDLADSKNDSSASSNSFVRILAAYEILSDSEKRAHYDNYLLSQRMVMQKHSRQGSTLYTYTSHMTSNKQMEVVEWLKWYRLTINDIVSQRKAVVGTGYFDVLEADFYSAIQTAYYGPLIESMDLLPDRFEAEERSVYETTEVLHLVSGRDLFGMVCLVDRVPELSFNYKEKLTSSMSSTSMMSQSTQNSRICMNDERDIHGGNSRIRVTDIKNHLADAYRDLELHVSGRVVAVATRIPPKSCSGETQNEDVEDCIKVFLTSDDDSMPSSQGLDRKVGSRVLLGTITGLGTSPEEGSCFVYNSNGSKTHVIMKHRTLLVKHMHWYRAAEEVSVCECRCSRARLPPSKF encoded by the exons ATGTCTTTATTATCTGGATTACACTTTTATCGGAAAATTCCTTgtttttcaattcaattaaatcGTTATAGCTATTCTTTATGCTCCTCTCTGTTGTTGAATCCGAATTCCAGAACTCAGTGGTTCAGCACCGGAACTGGCTCGTCGACTCAGACCGAGTTCCCTGGAGAGAACGCATACGATATCTTAGGTGTTGCTGAGACCAGTTCGTTCGCTGAAATCAAAGCTTCGTTTCGCAAGTTGGCGAAAGAAACTCATCCGGACCTTGCTGATTCCAAGAACGATTCATCTGCGTCTTCGAACAGTTTCGTTCGGATCCTCGCTGCTTACGAG ATTCTTTCAGATTCGGAGAAGAGGGCACATTATGACAACTATTTGCTATCTCAGAGAATGGTTATGCAGAAACATTCTAGACAAGGTTCGACGTTGTACACATACACATCCCATATGACAAGTAATAAGCAGATGgaagttgttgaatggttaaAGTGGTATAGATTAACTATTAATGATATAGTGTCTCAAAGGAAAGCCGTTGTTGGAACGGGCTATTTTGATGTTCTTGAAGCAGATTTTTATTCTGCGATACAAACAGCATATTACGGTCCTCTAATTGAATCCATGGATCTTCTTCCTGATCGATTTGAAGCTGAAGAAAGGTCTGTGTATGAAACTACAGAGGTGCTGCACTTGGTTTCAGGGCGGGATCTTTTTGGGATGGTTTGCTTGGTTGATAGGGTTCCTGAGTTATCTTTTAACTATAAGGAGAAACTGACTTCTTCTATGTCTTCAACTTCAATGATGTCTCAGTCTACCCAAAATTCTAGAATTTGCATGAATGACGAACGAGACATTCATGGTGGAAACTCTCGGATTCGAGTAACTGATATTAAAAACCATTTGGCAGATGCATATCGAGACTTGGAGTTGCATGTATCTGGAAGGGTAGTAGCTGTGGCCACCAGAATCCCTCCTAAAAGCTGTTCTGGTGAAACACAAAATGAGGATGTTGAAGACTGCATAAAAGTTTTTCTTACTTCAGATGATGATTCCATGCCTTCAAGCCAAGGATTGGATCGTAAAGTTGGATCCCGAGTCCTGCTGGGAACAATAACTGGACTTGGAACCAGCCCAGAAGAGGGATCGTGTTTTGTTTACAACAGCAATGGTTCAAAAACCCATGTGATTATGAAACATAGGACCTTGCTG GTGAAGCATATGCACTGGTATCGGGCAGCAGAGGAAGTTTCTGTTTGTGAGTGTAGATGTAGCAGAGCTCGATTACCACCAAGCAA